The Salvelinus alpinus chromosome 35, SLU_Salpinus.1, whole genome shotgun sequence genome window below encodes:
- the LOC139563973 gene encoding protein lin-37 homolog isoform X1 produces the protein MHHVKIKTEKPDAEGSGARSRLDAVLQGLVEKSDSEREQNEDETKMAEESLSKDVSPSSAGKRPSSRFPQHRRKKRKEMDDSLTESNQHKQNAYIIKLFDRSVDLAQYTTSTPLYPICRAWMRNNPAVRERAASPSPPHSMGEEEAADMLNGKGQNVYRLPPPTSCPLNPSGDPVNLRIPPTEKPIISKSTDTALVSGPLIYNHIERWKKIRQKWKEASNKNQLRYSESIKILKEMKEMYDR, from the exons ATGCATCACGTCAAGATCAAGACTGAGAAGCCAG ATGCAGAGGGGAGTGGTGCACGCAGCCGACTAGATGCAGTATTACAGGGGCTGGTAGAGAAGAGTGACAGTGAGAG GGAACAAAATGAAGATGAGACAAAGATGGCAGAAGAGTCTCTGAGCAA GGATGTGTCTCCATCTTCTGCTGGGAAGCG GCCATCGTCACGGTTCCCACAGCACCGCAGGAAGAAACGGAAAGAGATGGATGATAGCTTAACAGAGAGTAACCAACATAAACAAA ATGCCTACATTATCAAGTTGTTTGACCGCAGTGTGGACCTGGCCCAGTACACCACCAGTACCCCACTTTACCCCATTTGCCGGGCCTGGATGAGGAACAACCCGGcggtcagagagagagctgcatcCCCAAGCCCCCCACACAGCATGGGGGAAGAGGAG GCTGCAGACATGCTCAATGGTAAGGGACAGAATGTGTATCGCCTTCCTCCGCCCACCTCCTGTCCTCTCAACCCTTCTGGAGATCCTGTCAATCTGAGGATCCCGCCCACAGAAAAGCCTATCATCAGCAAG TCTACAGATACAGCTCTTGTGTCTGGTCCCCTCATATACAACCACATAGAACGCTGGAAAAAGATCAGGCAAAA ATGGAAAGAAGCGTCCAACAAGAATCAGCTGAGGTATAGTGAGAGCATCAAGATCCTGAAAGAGATGAAGGAGATGTACGACCGCTAG
- the LOC139563973 gene encoding protein lin-37 homolog isoform X2 gives MHHVKIKTEKPEGSGARSRLDAVLQGLVEKSDSEREQNEDETKMAEESLSKDVSPSSAGKRPSSRFPQHRRKKRKEMDDSLTESNQHKQNAYIIKLFDRSVDLAQYTTSTPLYPICRAWMRNNPAVRERAASPSPPHSMGEEEAADMLNGKGQNVYRLPPPTSCPLNPSGDPVNLRIPPTEKPIISKSTDTALVSGPLIYNHIERWKKIRQKWKEASNKNQLRYSESIKILKEMKEMYDR, from the exons ATGCATCACGTCAAGATCAAGACTGAGAAGCCAG AGGGGAGTGGTGCACGCAGCCGACTAGATGCAGTATTACAGGGGCTGGTAGAGAAGAGTGACAGTGAGAG GGAACAAAATGAAGATGAGACAAAGATGGCAGAAGAGTCTCTGAGCAA GGATGTGTCTCCATCTTCTGCTGGGAAGCG GCCATCGTCACGGTTCCCACAGCACCGCAGGAAGAAACGGAAAGAGATGGATGATAGCTTAACAGAGAGTAACCAACATAAACAAA ATGCCTACATTATCAAGTTGTTTGACCGCAGTGTGGACCTGGCCCAGTACACCACCAGTACCCCACTTTACCCCATTTGCCGGGCCTGGATGAGGAACAACCCGGcggtcagagagagagctgcatcCCCAAGCCCCCCACACAGCATGGGGGAAGAGGAG GCTGCAGACATGCTCAATGGTAAGGGACAGAATGTGTATCGCCTTCCTCCGCCCACCTCCTGTCCTCTCAACCCTTCTGGAGATCCTGTCAATCTGAGGATCCCGCCCACAGAAAAGCCTATCATCAGCAAG TCTACAGATACAGCTCTTGTGTCTGGTCCCCTCATATACAACCACATAGAACGCTGGAAAAAGATCAGGCAAAA ATGGAAAGAAGCGTCCAACAAGAATCAGCTGAGGTATAGTGAGAGCATCAAGATCCTGAAAGAGATGAAGGAGATGTACGACCGCTAG
- the LOC139563959 gene encoding C3a anaphylatoxin chemotactic receptor-like encodes MFEEKGREAEGDSARTRERAVSFVAREWMIFIAIENKMEMENSTMVYSDVTTGMDITSLVVYCVAFVLGPTGNGLVIYVTSCRIKMTVNSVWFLNLALADFLFTSFLLLYIINIARGYDWPFGDILCKLNSMVTVLNMFASIFLLAAISLDRCLSTWVVVWAHNKCTPGRAEVICVGIWLASLVCSLPFTIFRKIIHHDNRTMCSYSFPHSSTYRNLVVFRFLLGFLIPFLVIIGSYIAIWIRARRLQKGRTRRCLRIIISVVLAFFICWMPFHVFQFLDIMEEDNQGLKLVVHIGIPLSASLAFLNSCLNPILYVFMCDEFQKKLRQSVLLVFESAFAEDHGMNFVSSTRSLNSHLSRISRKSDSLAPGERGHLHPTGDQSDSKVETEV; translated from the exons ATGTTtgaagagaaagggagggaggcagagggcgACAGCGCGCGCACGCGAGAGAGAGCTGTTTCATTTGTGGCGAGAGAGTGGATGATATTCATTGCTATAGAGAATAAGATGGAAATGG AAAACTCTACCATGGTATATTCCGATGTGACAACTGGGATGGACATAACATCTCTGGTTGTCTACTGTGTGGCGTTTGTGCTTGGCCCCACTGGCAACGGCTTGGTAATCTACGTGACGAGCTGCAGGATAAAGATGACTGTCAACTCTGTTTGGTTCCTCAACCTGGCCTTGGCAGACTTCCTCTTCACTTCCTTTCTGCTCCTCTATATCATCAACATCGCCCGTGGTTATGATTGGCCTTTCGGTGACATCCTTTGCAAGTTAAACAGCATGGTGACTGTGCTCAACATGTTCGCCAGCATCTTCCTCCTGGCGGCCATCAGTCTGGACCGCTGTCTGTCCACGTGGGTGGTTGTGTGGGCCCATAACAAGTGCACGCCAGGCAGGGCTGAGGTCATCTGTGTGGGGATCTGGCTAGCCTCATTGGTCTGCAGCCTCCCATTCACCATCTTTCGGAAGATCATACACCATGATAATAGGACAATGTGCAGTTATTCATTTCCCCATTCTTCCACCTACAGGAACTTGGTTGTGTTCCGCTTTCTGCTGGGCTTTCTCATCCCATTCCTGGTCATCATAGGCTCTTACATTGCCATATGGATACGGGCCAGGCGCCTTCAGAAAGGAAGAACGCGCAGGTGCCTCCGGATCATCATCTCCGTTGTCCTGGCCTTCTTCATCTGTTGGATGCCCTTCCACGTCTTCCAGTTTCTGGACATCATGGAAGAAGACAACCAAGGCCTCAAGCTGGTCGTGCATATAGGGATTCCCCTGTCTGCTAGCCTGGCATTCCTCAACAGCTGCCTGAACCCCATCCTGTACGTCTTCATGTGTGACGAGTTCCAGAAGAAGCTGCGTCAGTCCGTGCTGCTCGTATTCGAGAGCGCTTTTGCAGAGGACCACGGGATGAACTTTGTGTCATCAACGCGCTCCCTGAACTCCCATCTCTCCCGGATCTCCCGTAAGTCTGATTCTCTGGCTCCAGGAGAAAGAGGACATTTACACCCCACTGGTGACCAGTCTGATAGTAAAGTGGAAACTGAGGTGTGA